A single window of Actinoallomurus bryophytorum DNA harbors:
- a CDS encoding polysaccharide deacetylase family protein, whose amino-acid sequence MKRTSIALAATAVAAVHAGPAASWLPIVRRAFPVLAGVGAPDHVALTFDDGPDPRSTPYFLQELRRLGCTATFFVLGEMLQRHPALGRRIAAEGHEVAVHGWRHGNALVVPPGRAAAEIRATAGLVTAVTGVRPSWYRPPYGVLSAETLVQARWCGLRPVLWSAWGRDWTASADPRSVLAVLEPDLRGGATVLLHDSDHTAAPGAWRAALGALPELVDRCHAAGLRVGALRDHGMS is encoded by the coding sequence GTGAAGCGCACGTCGATCGCGCTCGCGGCGACCGCCGTCGCCGCGGTCCACGCGGGACCGGCCGCCTCGTGGCTGCCGATCGTGCGTCGCGCCTTTCCCGTACTCGCCGGGGTGGGCGCGCCGGACCACGTCGCGCTGACCTTCGACGACGGCCCCGATCCGCGGTCGACGCCGTATTTCCTCCAGGAGCTGCGGCGGCTCGGCTGCACGGCGACGTTCTTCGTCCTCGGCGAGATGCTCCAGCGCCATCCGGCCCTCGGCCGCCGCATCGCGGCGGAGGGGCACGAGGTCGCCGTACACGGCTGGCGGCACGGCAACGCCCTCGTCGTCCCGCCGGGCCGGGCCGCCGCCGAGATCCGCGCGACGGCCGGCCTGGTCACCGCGGTCACCGGCGTCCGGCCCTCCTGGTACCGCCCGCCCTACGGGGTGCTCAGCGCCGAGACGCTGGTACAGGCCCGATGGTGCGGCCTGCGGCCGGTCCTGTGGAGCGCGTGGGGGAGGGACTGGACCGCCTCGGCCGACCCGCGATCGGTGCTGGCGGTCCTCGAACCGGACCTGCGCGGCGGTGCCACCGTCCTGCTGCACGACTCCGATCACACCGCCGCTCCGGGCGCGTGGCGCGCGGCGCTCGGGGCCCTGCCGGAGCTGGTGGACCGCTGCCACGCGGCGGGACTTCGCGTCGGGGCGCTGCGCGACCACGGCATGTCCTGA
- the hpnC gene encoding squalene synthase HpnC: protein MATRQDVVRKSRHENFPVASRLLPRRYRHHLLNVYRFARSVDDAGDEGEPGGRLPLLDAVEDDLDRLYAGSLPRLPFVRALTGTVRTCSIPAEPLRKLVAAGRRDQSVVRYATFAELLGYCELSANPVGHLVLHIFDSATPERFALSDRVCSALQIIEHCQDIAEDLVRGRVYLPADDLRRFGAIEEDLTRSPTAAPVRGVLALQAGRARTLLESGVPLAASLTGFARLAVAGYVAGGRAAVTALERAGYDVVGHAVRPAARRLLAEWPAVFRGRKAAR, encoded by the coding sequence GTGGCCACCAGGCAAGACGTCGTGCGTAAATCGCGGCACGAAAACTTTCCTGTCGCCTCACGCCTGCTACCGCGCCGTTACCGGCATCATCTTCTGAACGTTTATCGATTCGCGCGGTCCGTCGATGACGCCGGGGACGAAGGGGAGCCCGGCGGCCGGCTGCCGCTCCTCGACGCGGTCGAGGACGACCTGGACCGCCTGTACGCCGGCTCGCTGCCGCGCCTGCCCTTCGTCCGCGCGCTCACCGGCACCGTCCGCACCTGCTCGATCCCGGCCGAGCCGCTCCGCAAGCTCGTGGCGGCGGGCCGCCGTGACCAGTCGGTGGTGCGTTACGCGACGTTCGCGGAACTGCTCGGCTACTGCGAACTGTCCGCGAACCCGGTGGGCCACCTCGTGCTGCACATCTTCGACAGCGCGACCCCCGAACGCTTCGCCCTGTCGGACCGTGTCTGCTCGGCGCTACAGATCATCGAGCACTGTCAGGACATCGCCGAGGACCTCGTCCGCGGCCGTGTCTACCTGCCGGCCGACGACCTGCGCCGGTTCGGGGCCATCGAGGAGGACCTCACGCGGTCCCCGACCGCCGCGCCGGTGCGCGGGGTCCTGGCACTCCAGGCCGGCCGCGCGCGGACGCTCCTGGAGTCCGGAGTTCCCCTCGCCGCCTCACTGACCGGGTTCGCACGCCTCGCGGTGGCCGGCTACGTCGCCGGTGGCCGCGCCGCCGTGACGGCGCTCGAACGGGCGGGCTACGACGTCGTGGGCCACGCCGTGCGCCCGGCCGCTCGCAGGCTGCTGGCCGAGTGGCCGGCGGTCTTCAGGGGCCGGAAGGCGGCGCGGTGA
- the hpnD gene encoding presqualene diphosphate synthase HpnD: MNANDAYRYCEQVVRIRARNFAYGIRLLPPAKRRALSAVYAFARRIDDIGDGNGPAAQRLADLSGARTALCRPEPDPGDPVLVALHDAAGRFPIPMRAFEELIDGCVADVEGAAYKRFADLEAYCRCVAGSVGRLSLGVFGTRDPATAAPLADALGIALQLTNILRDVREDRLADRIYLPAEDLERFGCTLEVDPFGEFTDAPERLSALIRYEADRARTWYERGDRLVPMLDRRSAACAAAMAGIYRCLLDRIAADPVEALTTRLSLSRWDKTMVAARSLAGAQR; this comes from the coding sequence GTGAACGCGAACGACGCCTATCGGTACTGCGAGCAGGTCGTCCGGATACGGGCACGCAACTTCGCGTACGGCATCCGTCTGCTCCCGCCCGCGAAGCGCCGCGCGCTCAGCGCGGTGTACGCGTTCGCCCGCCGGATCGACGACATCGGCGACGGGAACGGACCCGCCGCGCAGCGGCTGGCGGATCTGTCCGGGGCCCGCACCGCGCTGTGCCGGCCCGAGCCGGACCCCGGCGACCCGGTGCTGGTGGCTCTGCACGACGCCGCCGGGCGCTTCCCGATCCCGATGCGGGCGTTCGAGGAGCTCATCGACGGCTGTGTCGCGGACGTCGAGGGCGCGGCGTACAAGCGGTTCGCCGACCTGGAGGCCTACTGCCGCTGCGTCGCCGGGTCGGTCGGACGGCTGTCGCTCGGCGTCTTCGGCACCCGCGACCCGGCCACGGCCGCACCGCTCGCGGACGCGCTCGGGATCGCCCTGCAACTCACCAACATCCTGCGGGACGTACGGGAGGACCGGCTGGCGGACCGGATCTACCTGCCCGCCGAGGACCTCGAACGCTTCGGCTGCACGCTGGAGGTGGATCCGTTCGGCGAGTTCACCGATGCCCCCGAACGGCTCAGCGCGCTGATCCGCTACGAGGCCGACCGGGCACGCACGTGGTACGAGCGGGGTGACCGGCTGGTGCCCATGCTCGACCGCCGCAGCGCGGCCTGCGCGGCGGCGATGGCGGGGATCTACCGGTGCCTGCTCGACCGCATCGCGGCGGATCCGGTCGAGGCCCTGACCACACGCCTTTCACTGTCGCGCTGGGACAAGACGATGGTCGCCGCGCGGTCGCTCGCCGGGGCGCAGCGGTGA
- the hpnE gene encoding hydroxysqualene dehydroxylase HpnE → MTGRVAVVGGGLAGITAALAVAETGRPVTLYEARPRLGGATHSFQRDGLTVDNGQHVFLRCCTAYRSLLARLGSAGHVSVQPRFDIPVLTPDGRYGRLRRGRLPGPFHLLPALAGYSLLTPADRLRAVRAAVALGRADPADPALDAVDLDGWLAGHGQRGPARRLLWELFAVAALNIGMDQAAVGPAAMVFRTALFGRADAADIGIPTAPLSDLHAAAAQAAIEARGGQVRLSAKVKAIEPGPTVLLDGVREEAAAVVVATPHQQTAALVPEEAAPDRDEWSGLGASPIVNVHVVYDREVTDLPFAAVVDSPVQWVFDKTATGGLDHGQYLAVSVSAAGDWIDVPTSGVREAFIPALERIFPAARDAHVVDLFVTRERCATFRQGPGSGALRPPAATRWPGLYLAGAWTDTGWPDTMEGAVRSGLTAATLVRRHLDRDRSS, encoded by the coding sequence GTGACCGGGCGGGTCGCCGTCGTCGGAGGCGGCCTGGCCGGCATCACCGCCGCGCTCGCCGTCGCGGAGACGGGACGGCCGGTGACGTTGTATGAGGCGCGCCCCCGCCTCGGCGGCGCCACGCACTCCTTCCAGCGTGACGGGCTCACCGTCGACAACGGGCAGCACGTCTTCCTGCGCTGCTGCACCGCCTATCGGTCACTGCTCGCCCGGCTCGGCTCGGCCGGCCACGTGTCGGTCCAGCCCCGGTTCGACATCCCCGTGCTCACCCCGGACGGCCGCTACGGACGGCTGCGCCGGGGCAGGCTGCCCGGCCCCTTCCACCTCCTGCCGGCCCTGGCGGGCTACTCCCTGCTCACCCCGGCCGACCGGCTGCGAGCGGTGCGCGCGGCCGTGGCGCTGGGCAGAGCCGACCCCGCCGACCCCGCCCTGGACGCGGTCGACCTCGACGGCTGGCTCGCCGGCCACGGGCAGCGCGGCCCCGCACGGCGTCTGCTGTGGGAGCTCTTCGCGGTGGCCGCCCTGAACATCGGCATGGACCAGGCGGCGGTCGGCCCCGCGGCGATGGTGTTCAGGACCGCCCTGTTCGGACGGGCGGACGCCGCCGACATCGGGATTCCCACCGCGCCCCTGAGCGACCTGCACGCCGCGGCGGCCCAGGCCGCCATCGAGGCCCGCGGGGGACAGGTACGCCTGTCCGCGAAGGTCAAGGCCATCGAGCCGGGCCCGACGGTCCTGCTGGACGGCGTACGGGAAGAGGCGGCCGCCGTCGTGGTCGCCACCCCGCACCAGCAGACCGCCGCCCTGGTCCCGGAGGAGGCGGCACCCGATCGCGACGAGTGGAGCGGCCTGGGCGCGAGCCCGATCGTGAACGTCCACGTCGTCTACGACCGCGAGGTCACCGACCTGCCGTTCGCCGCCGTCGTGGACTCGCCGGTCCAGTGGGTCTTCGACAAGACCGCCACCGGCGGGCTGGACCACGGTCAGTACCTGGCCGTCTCGGTCTCCGCTGCGGGCGACTGGATCGACGTGCCGACGTCCGGGGTCCGCGAGGCGTTCATTCCCGCACTCGAACGGATCTTCCCGGCGGCACGGGACGCACATGTCGTGGATCTCTTCGTCACCCGTGAGCGGTGCGCGACCTTCCGCCAGGGACCCGGAAGCGGCGCGCTCCGCCCGCCGGCGGCCACGCGATGGCCGGGGCTCTACCTCGCGGGCGCCTGGACCGACACCGGCTGGCCGGACACCATGGAGGGCGCCGTGCGCAGCGGCCTGACCGCGGCGACTCTCGTACGCCGCCACCTCGACCGGGACCGGTCGTCATGA
- a CDS encoding polyprenyl synthetase family protein → MTAPPPDSVEAARRLVEPFLREAVGRLDPMTARVAGYHLGWNDADGRPARAGGKSLRPALATLSARAAGASPSRGASAAAAVELVHAFSLLHDDIMDGDRTRRHRPTAWVVFGRPAAILAGDALLILAMDTLLSDGTQGAVWAARCLSVATQRLITGQAADMEFETRQDVGLDECRRMAEDKTGSLLACACSIGAMTVQAPQPLVTALAAYGSEIGLAFQLADDLLGIWGDPELTGKPALSDLRARKKTLPIVAALAGDTGAGRRLAGLLADPAPLSEADLLEAAQLVDQAGGRAWAEKQAQHHLDVSERILSAAPITPDIRAEFLDIARFITSRDH, encoded by the coding sequence ATGACGGCGCCCCCGCCCGACTCGGTGGAGGCCGCCCGGCGGCTGGTCGAGCCCTTCCTCCGCGAGGCCGTCGGCCGGCTCGACCCGATGACCGCACGCGTCGCCGGCTACCACCTCGGCTGGAACGACGCGGACGGCCGGCCCGCCCGTGCGGGCGGCAAGAGCCTGCGGCCCGCCCTGGCGACGCTGTCCGCCAGGGCCGCCGGCGCGAGCCCGTCGCGTGGCGCCTCGGCCGCCGCGGCGGTGGAGCTCGTGCACGCCTTCTCACTGCTGCACGACGACATCATGGACGGCGACCGCACCCGCCGGCATCGGCCGACCGCATGGGTCGTCTTCGGCAGGCCCGCCGCGATCCTCGCCGGGGACGCCCTGCTCATCCTGGCCATGGACACCCTGCTCAGCGACGGGACCCAGGGCGCCGTCTGGGCGGCCCGCTGCCTGAGCGTCGCCACCCAGCGCCTGATCACCGGCCAGGCCGCGGACATGGAGTTCGAGACCCGCCAGGACGTCGGCCTGGACGAGTGCCGCCGGATGGCGGAGGACAAGACCGGATCGCTGCTGGCGTGCGCCTGCTCGATCGGCGCCATGACCGTACAGGCCCCACAGCCCCTGGTGACGGCGCTGGCGGCGTACGGGTCCGAGATCGGCCTGGCCTTCCAGCTGGCCGATGACCTGCTCGGCATCTGGGGTGACCCGGAGCTGACCGGGAAGCCGGCGCTGTCGGACCTGCGGGCCCGCAAGAAGACCCTCCCGATCGTCGCGGCGCTGGCCGGCGACACCGGCGCGGGCCGCCGGCTGGCCGGCCTGCTGGCCGACCCCGCTCCGCTGTCCGAGGCCGACCTACTGGAGGCGGCCCAGCTCGTCGACCAGGCGGGCGGCCGGGCATGGGCCGAGAAACAGGCCCAGCACCACCTCGACGTCTCCGAGCGCATTCTCAGTGCCGCGCCGATAACTCCCGACATCCGCGCCGAGTTCCTCGACATCGCACGCTTCATCACATCCCGGGACCACTAA
- the shc gene encoding squalene--hopene cyclase, translated as MTTLQTAQPAARTRAALDAACGHLLDLQSPHGWWKGELQTNVTMDAEDLLLREFLGIRTPEETGEAARWIRSQQRDDGTWANFYDGPGDLSTTIEAYVALRLAGDPSEAPHMRTALAFVQRAGGIEASRVFTRIWLAMFGQWSWDDLPVLPPELIFLPSWVPLNVYDWACWARQTIVPLTIVSAHRPVRPLPFDVTELRTGRTAGRPPAPGWETVFTALDRRLHRYERRPVRGLRRVALRRAAGWIVARQEADGSWGGIQPPWVYSLIALHLEGYHPEHPVMEKGLRGLARFTIEDERGRRLEACQSPVWDTALAINALRDAGTPGDHPAVVRAGEWLLGQEVRGPGDWAVRRPSLAPGGWAFEFDNDGYPDTDDTAEVILALRRVTGLDAGPAIERAVRWTAGMVSRDGGFAAFDADNTRTLCTKLPFCDFGAVIDPPSADVTAHVVEALAKEEGSDPAVIRRAVRWLLKAQEPDGSWFGRWGANHLYGTGAVLPALVAAGVAPETPCVRRAVAWLEHHQNTDGGWGEDLRSYDEPAWVGRGPSTASQTAWALIALLAAGERTPAVDRGAAWLVGEQNADGTWDEPYFTGTGFPGDFYINYHLYRLVFPITALGRYVHEREGVR; from the coding sequence GTGACCACACTTCAGACCGCACAGCCCGCCGCACGTACGCGCGCCGCCCTCGACGCGGCCTGCGGCCACCTGCTGGACCTGCAGTCTCCCCACGGCTGGTGGAAGGGCGAACTGCAGACGAACGTCACGATGGACGCCGAGGACCTGCTCCTGCGGGAGTTCCTCGGCATCCGCACACCGGAGGAGACCGGCGAGGCCGCCCGCTGGATCCGCTCCCAGCAGCGCGACGACGGTACGTGGGCGAACTTCTACGACGGGCCGGGTGACCTGTCCACCACGATCGAGGCGTACGTCGCGTTGCGGCTGGCCGGCGACCCGTCCGAAGCGCCGCACATGCGGACCGCGCTCGCCTTCGTCCAGCGTGCGGGCGGGATCGAGGCGAGCCGGGTGTTCACCCGGATCTGGCTGGCGATGTTCGGCCAGTGGTCCTGGGACGACCTTCCCGTACTCCCGCCCGAACTCATCTTCCTGCCCTCCTGGGTGCCCCTCAACGTCTACGACTGGGCGTGCTGGGCCCGCCAGACCATCGTGCCGCTCACGATCGTCAGCGCCCACCGGCCGGTACGCCCTCTCCCGTTCGACGTGACGGAACTCCGCACCGGCCGCACCGCCGGCCGGCCTCCGGCACCGGGGTGGGAGACGGTGTTCACCGCGCTGGACCGACGGCTGCACCGCTACGAACGACGGCCCGTCCGTGGCCTGCGCCGCGTGGCGCTCAGGCGCGCCGCCGGCTGGATCGTGGCGCGTCAGGAGGCGGACGGCTCCTGGGGAGGGATCCAGCCGCCCTGGGTGTACTCACTGATCGCCCTGCACCTGGAGGGGTACCACCCGGAGCACCCGGTGATGGAGAAGGGCCTGCGCGGTCTCGCCCGGTTCACCATCGAGGACGAGAGGGGGCGCCGTCTGGAGGCCTGCCAGTCGCCGGTCTGGGACACCGCCCTGGCGATCAACGCCCTGCGGGACGCCGGAACACCCGGCGACCATCCGGCCGTCGTACGGGCCGGCGAATGGCTGCTGGGCCAGGAGGTCAGGGGACCGGGGGACTGGGCCGTGCGACGGCCGTCGCTGGCACCGGGCGGCTGGGCCTTCGAGTTCGACAATGACGGCTATCCCGACACCGACGACACGGCCGAGGTGATCCTCGCGCTGCGACGGGTGACCGGCCTGGACGCCGGCCCGGCGATCGAACGCGCCGTCCGGTGGACGGCAGGCATGGTCTCGCGTGACGGGGGCTTCGCCGCCTTCGACGCGGACAACACCCGCACCCTGTGCACGAAACTGCCGTTCTGCGACTTCGGCGCCGTCATCGACCCGCCGTCGGCCGACGTCACCGCCCACGTCGTCGAGGCCCTCGCCAAGGAGGAGGGCTCCGACCCGGCCGTCATCCGCCGGGCCGTCCGGTGGCTGCTGAAGGCCCAGGAACCGGACGGTTCCTGGTTCGGCCGCTGGGGCGCCAACCATCTCTACGGCACCGGAGCGGTGCTGCCGGCGCTGGTCGCGGCCGGGGTCGCGCCGGAGACACCCTGCGTACGGCGTGCCGTCGCCTGGCTGGAACACCACCAGAACACCGACGGAGGCTGGGGCGAGGATCTGCGCTCCTACGACGAGCCCGCCTGGGTCGGACGGGGCCCGTCGACCGCCTCACAGACCGCCTGGGCGCTGATCGCCCTGCTCGCCGCCGGCGAGCGTACGCCCGCCGTGGACCGGGGCGCGGCATGGCTCGTCGGCGAGCAGAACGCCGACGGCACCTGGGACGAGCCGTACTTCACCGGTACCGGCTTCCCCGGCGACTTCTACATCAACTACCACCTGTACCGGCTGGTGTTCCCGATCACCGCGCTCGGCCGCTACGTCCACGAGCGCGAAGGAGTCCGATGA
- a CDS encoding 1-hydroxy-2-methyl-2-butenyl 4-diphosphate reductase: protein MTRLLICAPLAVEARAIRRGLPAGPPGATVIRTGLRSRSAPALDGYATLAVAGFGGALDGALRPGDVLVATEVWFGGRRLRCTGAGLLARELTRIGVRAQTGPLITTGHVVREAERGWLSRTGARAVDMEAGPLLDAAAGRPAAVVRAIVDTPGRPVLSRASLTGGLAARRTLRRIGPALVRWSEATGPPDLPSAAPQESRT, encoded by the coding sequence ATGACGCGCCTGCTGATCTGCGCCCCGCTCGCCGTCGAGGCACGGGCGATACGCCGCGGTCTGCCCGCCGGCCCGCCGGGTGCCACCGTGATCCGTACCGGCCTGCGGTCGCGCTCTGCGCCGGCCCTCGACGGCTACGCCACGCTGGCCGTCGCCGGCTTCGGGGGCGCGCTCGACGGCGCGCTGCGACCGGGGGACGTGCTCGTCGCGACCGAGGTCTGGTTCGGCGGCCGCCGGTTGCGGTGTACGGGGGCCGGGCTCCTCGCGCGGGAGCTCACCCGCATCGGTGTCCGCGCCCAGACCGGGCCGCTGATCACCACCGGTCACGTGGTGCGCGAGGCGGAGCGCGGGTGGCTCTCCCGTACCGGGGCACGGGCCGTCGACATGGAGGCCGGGCCGCTGCTCGACGCCGCGGCCGGACGGCCCGCCGCGGTCGTACGCGCCATCGTCGACACCCCCGGCCGGCCCGTGCTGAGCCGCGCCAGCCTCACCGGCGGCCTGGCCGCCCGCCGTACGCTGCGGCGGATCGGCCCCGCCCTCGTGCGCTGGTCGGAGGCGACCGGCCCTCCTGACCTGCCGTCGGCCGCGCCCCAGGAGAGCAGAACCTGA
- the hpnH gene encoding adenosyl-hopene transferase HpnH, translated as MSMPLRQAIRVAGYILGQRLRRRAKYPLLVELEPLFACNLKCAGCGKIQQPAEVLKQRMPVDQAIAAIEECGAPMVSIAGGEPLMHPQIGELVRELVARKKYVFLCTNALLIPKKLDEFEPSRYFAWTVHIDGLRERHDASVCKEGVFDDAVAAVRECQRRGFRVTTNTTFFNSDSPQSVIEVLDYLNDDLQVDEIMISPGYAYAKAPDQDGFLGVEQTRRLFHEVFARGNRRRWRFNHTPLFLDFLEGKVDFPCTAWAIPSYSTFGWQRPCYLMADGYAGTYRELIDDTDWSRYGRGHDPRCDNCMAHCGYEPTAVFATLGSLHQSLRALRHS; from the coding sequence ATGTCGATGCCCCTGCGCCAGGCCATCCGTGTCGCCGGCTACATCCTCGGTCAACGGCTTCGCCGGCGCGCCAAGTATCCCCTCCTGGTCGAGCTGGAGCCGCTGTTCGCCTGCAACCTCAAGTGCGCGGGATGCGGGAAGATCCAGCAACCCGCCGAGGTCCTGAAGCAACGGATGCCGGTCGACCAGGCGATCGCCGCGATCGAGGAGTGCGGAGCGCCCATGGTCTCGATCGCGGGCGGTGAGCCCCTCATGCATCCGCAGATCGGCGAGCTGGTCCGCGAGCTCGTCGCCCGCAAGAAGTACGTCTTCCTCTGCACGAACGCGCTGTTGATCCCCAAGAAGCTCGATGAGTTCGAGCCGTCACGGTACTTCGCGTGGACGGTGCACATCGACGGGCTGCGTGAGCGTCACGACGCCTCGGTGTGCAAGGAGGGGGTCTTCGACGACGCGGTCGCCGCCGTACGCGAATGTCAGCGCCGCGGTTTCCGTGTCACGACGAACACCACCTTCTTCAACTCCGACAGCCCGCAGTCGGTGATCGAGGTCCTCGACTACCTCAACGACGATCTCCAGGTCGACGAGATCATGATTTCGCCGGGCTACGCCTACGCCAAGGCACCGGACCAGGACGGTTTCCTCGGCGTCGAGCAGACCCGGCGGCTGTTCCACGAGGTCTTCGCACGGGGGAACCGCCGGCGGTGGCGGTTCAACCACACGCCGCTGTTCCTGGACTTCCTCGAGGGCAAGGTCGACTTCCCGTGCACGGCGTGGGCGATCCCGTCCTATTCGACCTTCGGCTGGCAACGCCCGTGCTACCTGATGGCGGACGGCTATGCCGGCACCTACCGGGAGCTCATCGACGACACCGACTGGAGCCGCTACGGACGCGGCCATGATCCCCGGTGCGACAACTGCATGGCCCACTGCGGCTACGAGCCGACGGCGGTCTTCGCCACACTGGGCTCCCTCCACCAGTCCCTCCGCGCCCTGCGCCACAGCTGA
- a CDS encoding pyridoxamine 5'-phosphate oxidase family protein, giving the protein MTPEERRQFVRDHRTAIFGYSRKHDGPAMTALYYIIDGDEILVSTMRARGKTAAVLRDPKVSLCVLDENWPPTYVNLYCDAVVDDDPKAGADLLFDILGVMAGRPLKEDARPEVEEMARREERVVLRLRPYATFATPPRHIDTEEDLAGLTHWTSASVPWDA; this is encoded by the coding sequence ATGACACCGGAAGAGCGACGTCAGTTCGTCCGCGACCACCGGACGGCCATCTTCGGTTACTCACGTAAGCACGACGGTCCCGCCATGACGGCGCTGTACTACATCATCGACGGCGACGAGATCCTCGTCTCCACCATGCGGGCCCGCGGGAAGACCGCCGCGGTTCTGCGCGACCCGAAGGTCTCGCTCTGTGTGCTGGACGAGAACTGGCCACCGACCTATGTGAACCTCTACTGCGACGCGGTCGTGGACGATGATCCGAAGGCCGGCGCCGACCTGCTCTTCGACATCCTGGGCGTCATGGCCGGCCGCCCGCTGAAGGAGGACGCCCGGCCCGAGGTCGAGGAGATGGCCCGGCGCGAGGAGCGGGTGGTGCTGCGACTGCGGCCGTACGCGACCTTCGCGACACCGCCGCGGCACATCGACACCGAAGAGGACCTCGCCGGCCTTACGCACTGGACGAGCGCCTCGGTCCCCTGGGACGCGTGA
- a CDS encoding pyridoxamine 5'-phosphate oxidase family protein has translation MKLSEDLLALLRRPSTCYLATLMPDGSPQVTQTWVDTDGDHVIINSVQSHVKTRNIERDPRVALTVSDPESPSRYF, from the coding sequence GTGAAGCTCTCAGAGGACCTGCTCGCCCTGTTGCGGCGTCCGAGCACCTGCTACCTCGCGACACTGATGCCCGACGGTTCGCCGCAGGTGACCCAGACCTGGGTCGACACCGACGGTGATCACGTGATCATCAACAGCGTGCAGAGCCACGTGAAGACGAGGAACATCGAGCGCGACCCGCGCGTGGCCCTCACCGTCTCCGATCCCGAAAGCCCCTCGCGGTACTTTTAG
- a CDS encoding nuclear transport factor 2 family protein: MHPFRQAVEAWDMAAVEALLAEDVVFTSPVAYQPYPGKALTAAILRGVARVFEDFHYVREIAGADGRDHALVFQATVNGKQVQGCDFLHLDEDGLIDDLTVMVRPLSGANALAEAMSAQFEQISREAAGA, encoded by the coding sequence ATGCACCCGTTCCGTCAGGCCGTCGAGGCCTGGGACATGGCGGCCGTCGAGGCACTGCTGGCCGAGGACGTCGTCTTCACCAGCCCGGTCGCGTACCAGCCCTATCCGGGCAAGGCCCTCACGGCGGCGATTCTGCGCGGTGTCGCGCGGGTGTTCGAGGACTTCCACTACGTACGGGAGATCGCCGGCGCGGACGGCCGTGACCACGCGCTCGTGTTCCAGGCGACCGTGAACGGCAAGCAGGTCCAGGGCTGTGACTTCCTGCACCTCGACGAAGACGGGCTCATCGACGACCTGACGGTCATGGTGCGGCCGCTTTCGGGGGCGAACGCGCTGGCCGAGGCGATGAGCGCCCAGTTCGAGCAGATCAGCCGCGAGGCGGCGGGCGCCTGA